In Equus przewalskii isolate Varuska chromosome 6, EquPr2, whole genome shotgun sequence, one DNA window encodes the following:
- the TMEM25 gene encoding transmembrane protein 25 isoform X7 produces MLVRTLESALSSAPAGCTVSFLFLESKFREELLSLPVPTWLTSRPATFSRQPGAHVRATMVLPPGPATLPHTLLLLPALLSSGWGELEPQIDGHTWAERALRENERHAFTCHVAGGPGTPKLAWYLDGQLQEASTSRLLSVGGEAFSGGTSTFTVTAQRAQHELNCSLQDPGSGRSANASVILNVQFKPEIAQVGAKYQEAQGPGLLVVLFALVRANPPANVTWIDQDGPVTVNTSDFLVLDAQSYPWLTNHTVQLQLRSLAHNLSVVATNDVGVTSASLPAPGLLATRVEVPLLGIVVAGGLALGTLVGFSTLVACLVCRKEKKIKGSSRRPSLVSSDSNNLKLNNVRLPRENMSLPSNLQLNDLTPESRAGKPADRQMAQNNSRPELVDSEPGGLLTSRGFIRLPMLGYIYRVSSVSSDEIWL; encoded by the exons ATGCTTGTTCGTACCCTGGAGTCAGCGCTCAGTTCTGCGCCCGCAGGGTGTACAG tttcttttttgtttctggaGAGTAAATTCCGGGAGGAATTACTAAGCTTGCCTGTTCCCACCTGGCTAACATCGAGGCCGGCCACCTTCtctcggcagcctggggcccACGTCAGGGCCACCATGGTGCTGCCTCCAGGCCCGGCTACGCTCCCGCACACACTGCTGCTCCTACCAGCTCTTCTGAGCTCAG GTTGGGGGGAGTTGGAGCCACAAATCGATGGTCACACCTGGGCTGAGCGGGCACTTCGGGAGAATGAACGCCACGCCTTCACCTGCCACGTGGCAGGAGGGCCTGGCACCCCCAAGTTGGCCTGGTACCTGGATGGACAGCTGCAGGAGGCCAGCACCTCCCGACTGCTGAGTGTGGGCGGGGAGGCCTTCTCTGGAGGCACCAGCACCTTCACTGTCACTGCCCAGCGGGCCCAGCATGAGCTCAACTGCTCCCTGCAGGACCCAGGCAGTGGCCGGTCAGCCAACGCCTCCGTCATCCTCAATGTGCAAT TTAAGCCGGAGATTGCCCAGGTCGGGGCCAAGTACCAGGAAGCTCAGGGCCCGGGCCTCCTGGTTGTCCTTTTTGCCCTGGTTCGTGCCAACCCACCTGCCAATGTGACCTGGATCGACCAGGATGGGCCGGTGACTGTCAACACCTCCGACTTCCTGGTGCTGGATGCCCAGAGCTACCCCTGGCTCACCAACCACACTGTGCAGCTGCAGCTCCGCAGCCTGGCGCACAACCTCTCCGTGGTAGCCACCAACGACGTGGGTGTCACCAGTGCCTCGCTCCCGGCCCCAG GGCTCCTGGCCACCCGGGTGGAAGTGCCACTGCTGGGCATCGTTGTGGCTGGAGGGCTTGCCCTGGGCACCCTGGTGGGGTTCAGCACCTTGGTGGCCTGCCTGGTctgcaggaaagagaagaagatcAAAG GCTCCTCCCGGCGCCCATCTCTGGTCTCTAG TGACTCCAACAACCTGAAACTCAACAATGTGCGCCTGCCGCGGGAGAACATGTCCCTCCCATCCAACCTTCAGCTCAACGACCTCACTCCGGAGTCCAGAG CAGGGAAACCAGCAGACCGCCAGATGGCTCAGAACAACAGCCGGCCAGAGCTTGTGGACTCGGAGCCTGGTGGTCTCCTCACCAGCCGAG GTTTCATCCGTCTCCCAATGCTGGGCTACATCTATCGAGTGTCCAGTGTGAGCAGTGATGAGATCTGGCTCTGA
- the TMEM25 gene encoding transmembrane protein 25 isoform X9, whose protein sequence is MVLPPGPATLPHTLLLLPALLSSGWGELEPQIDGHTWAERALRENERHAFTCHVAGGPGTPKLAWYLDGQLQEASTSRLLSVGGEAFSGGTSTFTVTAQRAQHELNCSLQDPGSGRSANASVILNVQFKPEIAQVGAKYQEAQGPGLLVVLFALVRANPPANVTWIDQDGPVTVNTSDFLVLDAQSYPWLTNHTVQLQLRSLAHNLSVVATNDVGVTSASLPAPGLLATRVEVPLLGIVVAGGLALGTLVGFSTLVACLVCRKEKKIKGSSRRPSLVSSDSNNLKLNNVRLPRENMSLPSNLQLNDLTPESRAGKPADRQMAQNNSRPELVDSEPGGLLTSRGFIRLPMLGYIYRVSSVSSDEIWL, encoded by the exons ATGGTGCTGCCTCCAGGCCCGGCTACGCTCCCGCACACACTGCTGCTCCTACCAGCTCTTCTGAGCTCAG GTTGGGGGGAGTTGGAGCCACAAATCGATGGTCACACCTGGGCTGAGCGGGCACTTCGGGAGAATGAACGCCACGCCTTCACCTGCCACGTGGCAGGAGGGCCTGGCACCCCCAAGTTGGCCTGGTACCTGGATGGACAGCTGCAGGAGGCCAGCACCTCCCGACTGCTGAGTGTGGGCGGGGAGGCCTTCTCTGGAGGCACCAGCACCTTCACTGTCACTGCCCAGCGGGCCCAGCATGAGCTCAACTGCTCCCTGCAGGACCCAGGCAGTGGCCGGTCAGCCAACGCCTCCGTCATCCTCAATGTGCAAT TTAAGCCGGAGATTGCCCAGGTCGGGGCCAAGTACCAGGAAGCTCAGGGCCCGGGCCTCCTGGTTGTCCTTTTTGCCCTGGTTCGTGCCAACCCACCTGCCAATGTGACCTGGATCGACCAGGATGGGCCGGTGACTGTCAACACCTCCGACTTCCTGGTGCTGGATGCCCAGAGCTACCCCTGGCTCACCAACCACACTGTGCAGCTGCAGCTCCGCAGCCTGGCGCACAACCTCTCCGTGGTAGCCACCAACGACGTGGGTGTCACCAGTGCCTCGCTCCCGGCCCCAG GGCTCCTGGCCACCCGGGTGGAAGTGCCACTGCTGGGCATCGTTGTGGCTGGAGGGCTTGCCCTGGGCACCCTGGTGGGGTTCAGCACCTTGGTGGCCTGCCTGGTctgcaggaaagagaagaagatcAAAG GCTCCTCCCGGCGCCCATCTCTGGTCTCTAG TGACTCCAACAACCTGAAACTCAACAATGTGCGCCTGCCGCGGGAGAACATGTCCCTCCCATCCAACCTTCAGCTCAACGACCTCACTCCGGAGTCCAGAG CAGGGAAACCAGCAGACCGCCAGATGGCTCAGAACAACAGCCGGCCAGAGCTTGTGGACTCGGAGCCTGGTGGTCTCCTCACCAGCCGAG GTTTCATCCGTCTCCCAATGCTGGGCTACATCTATCGAGTGTCCAGTGTGAGCAGTGATGAGATCTGGCTCTGA
- the TMEM25 gene encoding transmembrane protein 25 isoform X1 yields the protein MAKPQSLKSDPGLVLLEALTPARPSRRCPGGPGARPGAEPRPGPRRPPEFRAARALGEAAGPGRRRPQGLRAGGAAGQPLRAAPAGAAQPLRRAVQPHAGRHDGAAAPPRPRRCAGPRARGGVGRAPIKPPGSHRLPPVSASGTVPAGGGHSGVACVGGRLRPSGRLGDGAGAAPTCPGGGACRPWSGIDWPCLVRPWRLPRTAALIRPEQLLRRRSGREPVSFLFLESKFREELLSLPVPTWLTSRPATFSRQPGAHVRATMVLPPGPATLPHTLLLLPALLSSGWGELEPQIDGHTWAERALRENERHAFTCHVAGGPGTPKLAWYLDGQLQEASTSRLLSVGGEAFSGGTSTFTVTAQRAQHELNCSLQDPGSGRSANASVILNVQFKPEIAQVGAKYQEAQGPGLLVVLFALVRANPPANVTWIDQDGPVTVNTSDFLVLDAQSYPWLTNHTVQLQLRSLAHNLSVVATNDVGVTSASLPAPGLLATRVEVPLLGIVVAGGLALGTLVGFSTLVACLVCRKEKKIKGSSRRPSLVSRAYPRLCPPCSDSNNLKLNNVRLPRENMSLPSNLQLNDLTPESRAGKPADRQMAQNNSRPELVDSEPGGLLTSRGFIRLPMLGYIYRVSSVSSDEIWL from the exons ATGGCCAAGCCCCAGAGCCTCAAATCTGACCCCGGATTAGTGCTCCTCGAGGCTCTGACCCCGGCCCGCCCATCCCGCAGGTGCCCTGGAGGACCTGGAGCGCGCCCTGGAGCTGAGCCGAGGCCGGGGCCGCGCCGCCCGCCAGAGTTTCGTGCAGCGCGGGCTCTTGGCGAGGCTGCAGGGCCGGGACGACGACGCCCGCAGGGACTTCGAGCAGGCGGCGCTGCTGGGCAGCCCCTTCGCGCGGCGCCAGCTGGTGCTGCTCAACCCCTACGCCGCGCTGTGCAACCGCATGCTGGCCGACATGATGGGGCAGCTgcgccgccccggccccggcgcTGCGCCGGCCCGCGGGCGAGGGGAGGGGTGGGCCGCGCCCCAATAAAGCCGCCTGGCTCTCACCGACTCCCGCCTGTGTCTGCGTCCGGAACCGTCCCCGCAGGTGGAGGGCACTCAGGTGTCGCCTGCGTGGGAGGCCGTCTGCGCCCGTCAGGGCGGCTGGGGGACGGGGCGGGAGCGGCGCCCACCtgccctgggggcggggcctgccggCCGTGGTCGGGCATTGATTGGCCCTGCCTGGTGCGGCCCTGGCGCCTGCCGCGGACTGCGGCGCTCATCAGACCTGAGCAGTTGCTCCGGCGGCGCTCAGGGAGGGAGCCAG tttcttttttgtttctggaGAGTAAATTCCGGGAGGAATTACTAAGCTTGCCTGTTCCCACCTGGCTAACATCGAGGCCGGCCACCTTCtctcggcagcctggggcccACGTCAGGGCCACCATGGTGCTGCCTCCAGGCCCGGCTACGCTCCCGCACACACTGCTGCTCCTACCAGCTCTTCTGAGCTCAG GTTGGGGGGAGTTGGAGCCACAAATCGATGGTCACACCTGGGCTGAGCGGGCACTTCGGGAGAATGAACGCCACGCCTTCACCTGCCACGTGGCAGGAGGGCCTGGCACCCCCAAGTTGGCCTGGTACCTGGATGGACAGCTGCAGGAGGCCAGCACCTCCCGACTGCTGAGTGTGGGCGGGGAGGCCTTCTCTGGAGGCACCAGCACCTTCACTGTCACTGCCCAGCGGGCCCAGCATGAGCTCAACTGCTCCCTGCAGGACCCAGGCAGTGGCCGGTCAGCCAACGCCTCCGTCATCCTCAATGTGCAAT TTAAGCCGGAGATTGCCCAGGTCGGGGCCAAGTACCAGGAAGCTCAGGGCCCGGGCCTCCTGGTTGTCCTTTTTGCCCTGGTTCGTGCCAACCCACCTGCCAATGTGACCTGGATCGACCAGGATGGGCCGGTGACTGTCAACACCTCCGACTTCCTGGTGCTGGATGCCCAGAGCTACCCCTGGCTCACCAACCACACTGTGCAGCTGCAGCTCCGCAGCCTGGCGCACAACCTCTCCGTGGTAGCCACCAACGACGTGGGTGTCACCAGTGCCTCGCTCCCGGCCCCAG GGCTCCTGGCCACCCGGGTGGAAGTGCCACTGCTGGGCATCGTTGTGGCTGGAGGGCTTGCCCTGGGCACCCTGGTGGGGTTCAGCACCTTGGTGGCCTGCCTGGTctgcaggaaagagaagaagatcAAAG GCTCCTCCCGGCGCCCATCTCTGGTCTCTAG GGCGTATCCCAGGCTTTGTCCGCCCTGTAGTGACTCCAACAACCTGAAACTCAACAATGTGCGCCTGCCGCGGGAGAACATGTCCCTCCCATCCAACCTTCAGCTCAACGACCTCACTCCGGAGTCCAGAG CAGGGAAACCAGCAGACCGCCAGATGGCTCAGAACAACAGCCGGCCAGAGCTTGTGGACTCGGAGCCTGGTGGTCTCCTCACCAGCCGAG GTTTCATCCGTCTCCCAATGCTGGGCTACATCTATCGAGTGTCCAGTGTGAGCAGTGATGAGATCTGGCTCTGA
- the TMEM25 gene encoding transmembrane protein 25 isoform X10 → MVLPPGPATLPHTLLLLPALLSSGWGELEPQIDGHTWAERALRENERHAFTCHVAGGPGTPKLAWYLDGQLQEASTSRLLSVGGEAFSGGTSTFTVTAQRAQHELNCSLQDPGSGRSANASVILNVQFKPEIAQVGAKYQEAQGPGLLVVLFALVRANPPANVTWIDQDGPVTVNTSDFLVLDAQSYPWLTNHTVQLQLRSLAHNLSVVATNDVGVTSASLPAPGLLATRVEVPLLGIVVAGGLALGTLVGFSTLVACLVCRKEKKIKGSSRRPSLVSSDSNNLKLNNVRLPRENMSLPSNLQLNDLTPESRGKPADRQMAQNNSRPELVDSEPGGLLTSRGFIRLPMLGYIYRVSSVSSDEIWL, encoded by the exons ATGGTGCTGCCTCCAGGCCCGGCTACGCTCCCGCACACACTGCTGCTCCTACCAGCTCTTCTGAGCTCAG GTTGGGGGGAGTTGGAGCCACAAATCGATGGTCACACCTGGGCTGAGCGGGCACTTCGGGAGAATGAACGCCACGCCTTCACCTGCCACGTGGCAGGAGGGCCTGGCACCCCCAAGTTGGCCTGGTACCTGGATGGACAGCTGCAGGAGGCCAGCACCTCCCGACTGCTGAGTGTGGGCGGGGAGGCCTTCTCTGGAGGCACCAGCACCTTCACTGTCACTGCCCAGCGGGCCCAGCATGAGCTCAACTGCTCCCTGCAGGACCCAGGCAGTGGCCGGTCAGCCAACGCCTCCGTCATCCTCAATGTGCAAT TTAAGCCGGAGATTGCCCAGGTCGGGGCCAAGTACCAGGAAGCTCAGGGCCCGGGCCTCCTGGTTGTCCTTTTTGCCCTGGTTCGTGCCAACCCACCTGCCAATGTGACCTGGATCGACCAGGATGGGCCGGTGACTGTCAACACCTCCGACTTCCTGGTGCTGGATGCCCAGAGCTACCCCTGGCTCACCAACCACACTGTGCAGCTGCAGCTCCGCAGCCTGGCGCACAACCTCTCCGTGGTAGCCACCAACGACGTGGGTGTCACCAGTGCCTCGCTCCCGGCCCCAG GGCTCCTGGCCACCCGGGTGGAAGTGCCACTGCTGGGCATCGTTGTGGCTGGAGGGCTTGCCCTGGGCACCCTGGTGGGGTTCAGCACCTTGGTGGCCTGCCTGGTctgcaggaaagagaagaagatcAAAG GCTCCTCCCGGCGCCCATCTCTGGTCTCTAG TGACTCCAACAACCTGAAACTCAACAATGTGCGCCTGCCGCGGGAGAACATGTCCCTCCCATCCAACCTTCAGCTCAACGACCTCACTCCGGAGTCCAGAG GGAAACCAGCAGACCGCCAGATGGCTCAGAACAACAGCCGGCCAGAGCTTGTGGACTCGGAGCCTGGTGGTCTCCTCACCAGCCGAG GTTTCATCCGTCTCCCAATGCTGGGCTACATCTATCGAGTGTCCAGTGTGAGCAGTGATGAGATCTGGCTCTGA
- the TMEM25 gene encoding transmembrane protein 25 isoform X8 — protein MLVRTLESALSSAPAGCTVSFLFLESKFREELLSLPVPTWLTSRPATFSRQPGAHVRATMVLPPGPATLPHTLLLLPALLSSGWGELEPQIDGHTWAERALRENERHAFTCHVAGGPGTPKLAWYLDGQLQEASTSRLLSVGGEAFSGGTSTFTVTAQRAQHELNCSLQDPGSGRSANASVILNVQFKPEIAQVGAKYQEAQGPGLLVVLFALVRANPPANVTWIDQDGPVTVNTSDFLVLDAQSYPWLTNHTVQLQLRSLAHNLSVVATNDVGVTSASLPAPGLLATRVEVPLLGIVVAGGLALGTLVGFSTLVACLVCRKEKKIKGSSRRPSLVSSDSNNLKLNNVRLPRENMSLPSNLQLNDLTPESRGKPADRQMAQNNSRPELVDSEPGGLLTSRGFIRLPMLGYIYRVSSVSSDEIWL, from the exons ATGCTTGTTCGTACCCTGGAGTCAGCGCTCAGTTCTGCGCCCGCAGGGTGTACAG tttcttttttgtttctggaGAGTAAATTCCGGGAGGAATTACTAAGCTTGCCTGTTCCCACCTGGCTAACATCGAGGCCGGCCACCTTCtctcggcagcctggggcccACGTCAGGGCCACCATGGTGCTGCCTCCAGGCCCGGCTACGCTCCCGCACACACTGCTGCTCCTACCAGCTCTTCTGAGCTCAG GTTGGGGGGAGTTGGAGCCACAAATCGATGGTCACACCTGGGCTGAGCGGGCACTTCGGGAGAATGAACGCCACGCCTTCACCTGCCACGTGGCAGGAGGGCCTGGCACCCCCAAGTTGGCCTGGTACCTGGATGGACAGCTGCAGGAGGCCAGCACCTCCCGACTGCTGAGTGTGGGCGGGGAGGCCTTCTCTGGAGGCACCAGCACCTTCACTGTCACTGCCCAGCGGGCCCAGCATGAGCTCAACTGCTCCCTGCAGGACCCAGGCAGTGGCCGGTCAGCCAACGCCTCCGTCATCCTCAATGTGCAAT TTAAGCCGGAGATTGCCCAGGTCGGGGCCAAGTACCAGGAAGCTCAGGGCCCGGGCCTCCTGGTTGTCCTTTTTGCCCTGGTTCGTGCCAACCCACCTGCCAATGTGACCTGGATCGACCAGGATGGGCCGGTGACTGTCAACACCTCCGACTTCCTGGTGCTGGATGCCCAGAGCTACCCCTGGCTCACCAACCACACTGTGCAGCTGCAGCTCCGCAGCCTGGCGCACAACCTCTCCGTGGTAGCCACCAACGACGTGGGTGTCACCAGTGCCTCGCTCCCGGCCCCAG GGCTCCTGGCCACCCGGGTGGAAGTGCCACTGCTGGGCATCGTTGTGGCTGGAGGGCTTGCCCTGGGCACCCTGGTGGGGTTCAGCACCTTGGTGGCCTGCCTGGTctgcaggaaagagaagaagatcAAAG GCTCCTCCCGGCGCCCATCTCTGGTCTCTAG TGACTCCAACAACCTGAAACTCAACAATGTGCGCCTGCCGCGGGAGAACATGTCCCTCCCATCCAACCTTCAGCTCAACGACCTCACTCCGGAGTCCAGAG GGAAACCAGCAGACCGCCAGATGGCTCAGAACAACAGCCGGCCAGAGCTTGTGGACTCGGAGCCTGGTGGTCTCCTCACCAGCCGAG GTTTCATCCGTCTCCCAATGCTGGGCTACATCTATCGAGTGTCCAGTGTGAGCAGTGATGAGATCTGGCTCTGA